One part of the Corynebacterium aurimucosum ATCC 700975 genome encodes these proteins:
- the proC gene encoding pyrroline-5-carboxylate reductase, translated as MTKIAVLGGGQIGEALVSGLVNAGYDAADIVVTNRRSERGEELKSAYGVSVTSDNAAAIDGANYIFACVKPYAIEELLEGLDIPTTAVVVSMAAGLTLETLEKAAGESVPVVRVMPNTPMLVGKGMCTCAGGSHVTEEQQAGVVKLLEAVGEVAVIEEKHIDAATALAGSAPAYYFLVTEALIDAGVQLGLTRDVAEKLATRTAQGAGTMLAESGKDPVALRAGVTSPGGTTAAALRELEESGLRGAFFRAAEACTQRAQELA; from the coding sequence ATGACAAAAATTGCAGTACTTGGTGGAGGACAAATCGGCGAAGCTCTAGTTTCCGGGCTGGTGAATGCGGGCTATGACGCCGCGGATATCGTGGTGACCAACCGTCGTTCCGAGCGTGGCGAGGAGCTAAAGAGCGCTTACGGCGTGTCGGTCACGAGCGATAATGCCGCGGCTATCGACGGCGCGAATTACATTTTTGCGTGTGTGAAGCCCTATGCCATCGAGGAGCTCCTTGAAGGCCTCGACATCCCCACGACGGCCGTGGTTGTGTCCATGGCTGCCGGACTGACCCTCGAGACGTTGGAGAAGGCCGCCGGCGAAAGCGTGCCAGTCGTCCGCGTCATGCCTAACACCCCCATGTTGGTGGGCAAGGGTATGTGCACCTGCGCGGGTGGTTCCCACGTCACCGAGGAGCAGCAGGCTGGCGTGGTCAAGCTTCTGGAAGCCGTTGGCGAGGTTGCCGTCATCGAGGAAAAGCACATCGACGCAGCCACCGCACTGGCAGGCTCTGCTCCTGCCTACTACTTCCTTGTCACCGAAGCGCTGATCGACGCCGGCGTGCAGCTCGGCCTCACCCGTGACGTCGCCGAAAAGCTAGCCACCCGCACCGCCCAAGGCGCGGGCACCATGCTGGCTGAATCCGGAAAGGATCCCGTGGCTTTGCGCGCAGGCGTAACCTCCCCGGGGGGAACCACTGCTGCCGCCCTTCGTGAACTTGAGGAGTCTGGCCTGCGGGGCGCGTTCTTCCGTGCCGCCGAAGCATGTACCCAGCGTGCGCAGGAGCTTGCTTAA
- a CDS encoding helix-turn-helix domain-containing protein — MTNEDKGTFLTIAEVAEIMRVSKMTVYRLVHAGDMPAVRVGRSFRVHESAVKEYLEASVYGA; from the coding sequence ATGACGAATGAAGATAAGGGAACTTTCCTGACCATCGCCGAAGTTGCGGAGATCATGCGTGTCTCCAAGATGACGGTGTACAGGTTGGTTCATGCAGGTGACATGCCGGCCGTGCGTGTGGGACGCTCCTTCCGCGTCCACGAATCTGCCGTCAAGGAATACCTTGAGGCCTCCGTATACGGAGCCTAG
- a CDS encoding 30S ribosomal protein bS22, which translates to MGSVIKKRRKRMSKKKHRKMLRRTRVQRRKLGK; encoded by the coding sequence ATGGGTTCTGTCATCAAGAAGCGCCGCAAGCGCATGTCCAAGAAGAAGCACCGCAAGATGCTGCGCCGCACCCGCGTTCAGCGTCGCAAGCTGGGCAAGTAA
- a CDS encoding HNH endonuclease signature motif containing protein, with product MNPDCALAVERSAARRADYRSWVAAMPDLDEDFDVACQRLVAKLGVGDYTVSECCLAVHRLTELPQVKALQDSQFLLDMKALITIDRTLTKLGALPPETLALIDDALITFFTPTSPNQVFPTPAQIGRKLRDICKSIDKTFSFRESPKKDSYTFTDTGQRGILELNTDSATGMILDGYIKQAAKENGLSQADALKKLIAGSISPPVTVILHTYQASDIDNAPTFVQGYGWTSQDMPATRTRDLSSQPPESRSYIASELIRKYVEGRDGTCRAPGCNRPAYLCQMDHRVNYADGGATHPRNLASLCQHHHNMKTDGRAHYIMDPHTGDIVWLYEDGTWAMTEPTGPLAKKTKRWAQTVAQKISATRERAQQEAQEAQAAAEEPRTPASPQEDIPF from the coding sequence ATGAATCCTGATTGCGCCCTCGCCGTGGAGCGCAGTGCCGCCCGCCGCGCAGACTACCGCTCGTGGGTAGCTGCCATGCCAGACCTTGATGAGGATTTTGATGTCGCGTGCCAGAGGCTCGTCGCCAAGCTTGGCGTCGGCGACTATACCGTGAGTGAATGCTGCCTGGCCGTGCACCGCCTTACGGAGCTCCCGCAGGTCAAGGCATTACAGGACAGCCAATTCCTACTGGACATGAAGGCTCTCATCACCATCGACCGCACCCTGACAAAGCTGGGCGCGTTGCCGCCGGAAACGCTCGCGCTTATCGACGATGCCTTGATCACCTTCTTCACCCCCACCTCCCCGAACCAGGTCTTTCCTACCCCGGCGCAGATTGGACGCAAGCTGCGCGATATTTGCAAGAGCATCGATAAGACTTTTTCCTTCCGCGAATCCCCAAAGAAGGACTCATATACCTTCACTGATACCGGCCAGCGCGGCATCCTAGAGCTCAATACGGATAGCGCCACGGGCATGATTTTGGATGGCTACATCAAACAGGCAGCGAAGGAGAATGGGCTCTCGCAGGCCGATGCTTTAAAGAAGCTCATCGCCGGCAGTATCTCCCCGCCGGTGACCGTTATTCTGCACACCTATCAAGCCAGCGATATCGACAACGCCCCCACCTTCGTCCAAGGCTATGGATGGACGTCACAGGACATGCCCGCCACACGCACGCGCGACCTCTCCTCGCAGCCGCCGGAATCACGCAGCTACATCGCCTCGGAGCTCATCCGTAAATACGTGGAAGGCCGGGATGGCACCTGCCGCGCTCCGGGATGCAACCGGCCGGCTTACCTATGCCAGATGGACCACCGCGTCAACTACGCCGACGGCGGCGCCACGCACCCGCGCAACTTGGCCAGTTTGTGCCAGCACCACCACAATATGAAGACTGATGGGCGCGCGCACTACATCATGGACCCGCACACCGGGGACATCGTGTGGCTCTACGAAGACGGGACCTGGGCCATGACGGAGCCGACTGGTCCGCTGGCGAAGAAGACGAAGCGTTGGGCACAAACGGTGGCTCAGAAAATTTCAGCCACCCGCGAGCGCGCCCAGCAGGAAGCTCAGGAAGCACAGGCCGCTGCCGAGGAACCCCGCACCCCGGCCTCCCCTCAGGAAGACATTCCGTTCTAA
- a CDS encoding LURP-one-related/scramblase family protein, translated as MLPRLLTLDSLVISQTKSFMQDEFLIADEQGVPVGTILQSTSLKDMFFNSSRSLEVAFTDEQGNPQQPLMVIKDPPNFVRDTYEVYLPGVEKPMAVVTKKFSLLKTRLSLEMEGFPEIEIEGDVWDWNITITSQGQPLAEVRNEWGGVGRFLAGKNTYRLSIAPGLDPQQHAGLIGAVMCMDMLRTKAQSSD; from the coding sequence ATGTTGCCTAGACTCCTCACCCTTGACAGCCTGGTTATCTCACAGACCAAGTCTTTTATGCAGGATGAATTCCTGATCGCCGATGAACAAGGTGTGCCCGTCGGGACGATTCTGCAGTCGACGAGCCTGAAGGACATGTTCTTCAACTCTTCCCGCAGCCTCGAGGTTGCTTTTACCGATGAACAAGGTAATCCGCAGCAGCCGCTCATGGTGATTAAGGATCCGCCGAACTTTGTGAGGGATACCTATGAGGTGTATTTGCCGGGCGTCGAGAAGCCCATGGCGGTCGTGACCAAGAAATTCTCCCTCCTGAAGACGCGCCTGAGCTTGGAAATGGAGGGCTTCCCGGAGATTGAGATTGAAGGCGATGTGTGGGATTGGAATATCACGATTACCAGCCAGGGTCAGCCGTTGGCGGAGGTGCGCAACGAGTGGGGAGGAGTGGGCCGGTTCCTCGCTGGGAAGAATACGTACCGCCTCAGCATCGCGCCGGGGCTTGACCCGCAACAGCATGCCGGGCTGATTGGTGCGGTCATGTGCATGGACATGCTGCGCACCAAGGCGCAGAGCAGCGACTAG
- a CDS encoding HAD-IB family hydrolase, which produces MPDSPREFLANWTASRGNLRNFLEQQAFAPLGEEHQRAAGEASAAAAVEHLFGIDLEAFSSGVDSVRGSFESAGARSITEPDPDIPQDVGAAAFFDVDNTLVQGSSLVSFALGLARRRYFKLSEILPIAWKQLKFRVSGSENAADVAAGRVQALEFVKGRSVEEMVALCESIVDQSMARKAYPGTKQLAQMHLDAGQQVWLVTATPVQLAQILAQRFGFTGALGTVAEVKDGRFTGRLVGDILHGPGKKHAVAALATLENLDLERCTAYSDSANDVPMLSMVGTPVAINPDSKLRDIAEEKGWLIRDYRSVRKAVRTYGLPALATALFSYGSWRFVRR; this is translated from the coding sequence ATGCCCGATTCTCCCCGCGAGTTCCTTGCCAATTGGACCGCAAGCAGGGGAAACTTGCGCAATTTCCTGGAGCAGCAGGCCTTCGCACCGCTGGGTGAAGAGCACCAGAGGGCGGCCGGTGAGGCGTCGGCAGCCGCGGCGGTAGAGCACCTCTTCGGCATCGACCTGGAAGCTTTCTCTTCTGGCGTGGATTCTGTTCGGGGTTCCTTCGAATCCGCCGGCGCGCGCTCCATCACCGAGCCAGACCCGGACATCCCCCAAGACGTCGGCGCTGCGGCTTTCTTCGACGTGGATAACACCTTGGTCCAGGGCTCTTCGCTTGTGTCCTTTGCCCTGGGGCTGGCACGCCGCCGCTATTTCAAACTTTCTGAGATCCTTCCCATCGCATGGAAGCAGCTGAAATTCCGTGTCTCCGGTTCGGAGAATGCCGCCGACGTGGCCGCGGGGCGCGTGCAAGCGCTCGAGTTTGTCAAGGGCCGCTCGGTGGAGGAAATGGTGGCGTTGTGCGAGAGCATCGTGGACCAATCCATGGCCCGCAAGGCCTACCCGGGCACGAAGCAGCTGGCGCAGATGCACCTCGATGCCGGCCAGCAGGTATGGCTGGTCACCGCCACCCCCGTGCAGCTGGCGCAGATTCTGGCGCAGCGTTTCGGTTTCACCGGCGCTCTCGGCACCGTGGCGGAGGTCAAAGATGGCCGCTTCACCGGCCGCCTCGTAGGCGATATCCTCCACGGGCCGGGTAAGAAGCACGCCGTGGCGGCGCTGGCCACCTTGGAGAATCTCGATCTTGAGCGCTGTACCGCCTACTCCGACAGCGCCAACGATGTCCCGATGCTTTCTATGGTGGGAACCCCCGTGGCCATCAATCCGGATTCCAAGCTGCGCGATATTGCAGAAGAAAAAGGCTGGCTCATCCGCGATTACCGCTCCGTGCGCAAGGCCGTGCGCACCTACGGCCTCCCTGCGCTAGCCACCGCGCTCTTCTCCTATGGCAGCTGGCGCTTCGTGCGCCGCTAG
- a CDS encoding glutaredoxin family protein, whose protein sequence is MSHVVELMVRTTCGSCARVLEQITPVVQQAGAELKVRNVDEDAELAMEYGDRVPVVVIDGEEFSCWEVDNEELAQALME, encoded by the coding sequence ATGTCTCACGTCGTCGAGCTGATGGTGCGTACCACGTGCGGCTCCTGCGCGCGCGTTCTGGAGCAGATTACCCCGGTGGTTCAACAGGCTGGGGCAGAGCTTAAAGTACGCAACGTTGATGAGGACGCGGAGCTGGCCATGGAATATGGTGATCGCGTCCCCGTTGTGGTGATTGATGGCGAGGAGTTCTCCTGCTGGGAAGTGGACAACGAGGAGCTAGCGCAGGCGCTGATGGAGTAG
- a CDS encoding glutamyl-tRNA reductase, with the protein MSVLVVGMSHQSAPVALLEKLSMDETVQNDTCRAMVSAGSLSEAMIISTCNRLEVYTVTNSFHSGVQDVVHNLAEVSGVEEEKLRSYLYVRYADAAAEHLMMVTSGLDSMVVGEQQIIGQVRTAYQFASEQGTVGPRIHALAQSALRTGKRVHSETEIDEAGSSMVSFAFDQALSRMGREDLAGKRVLILGAGAMASLAATHAGRLGAHLIIANRTIARAERVAQHAHEAGVYADVIDFSERAQALRDVDVAISATGAQGFTITAADVERYHVADRELMLVDLSLPRDIDDAVAEAEGVDLINIERLNNSLQAADTDLAAGTSPHAQARRIVSEELESYASEQRVRDVVPAVSALRKRAANLVQCEVARMEQKHPELDERQMGDINRALKRVADKLLHEPTVRAKQLAANSGTVSHETALQELFGLQLEGSGVAVDMAELPDAAQMEAAENTKEEKDA; encoded by the coding sequence ATGAGTGTGCTCGTCGTGGGCATGTCGCATCAGTCGGCGCCGGTAGCGCTGCTGGAAAAGCTGAGCATGGACGAGACCGTGCAGAATGACACCTGCCGTGCCATGGTATCGGCAGGCTCGTTGAGCGAGGCGATGATTATCTCCACCTGTAACCGCCTTGAGGTCTATACCGTCACTAACTCTTTCCACTCCGGCGTCCAGGATGTCGTGCACAACCTCGCTGAAGTCTCCGGGGTGGAGGAGGAGAAGCTGCGCTCCTATCTCTATGTGCGCTATGCCGACGCCGCCGCCGAGCACCTCATGATGGTGACCTCCGGCCTCGACTCGATGGTGGTGGGTGAGCAGCAAATCATCGGCCAGGTGCGCACCGCCTACCAGTTTGCTTCGGAGCAAGGAACCGTCGGCCCGCGCATCCACGCGCTGGCACAGTCCGCGCTGCGTACTGGCAAGCGGGTGCATTCCGAAACTGAGATCGATGAGGCGGGCTCCTCCATGGTCTCCTTTGCTTTTGATCAGGCGCTAAGCCGCATGGGCAGGGAAGATCTCGCGGGCAAGCGCGTGCTCATCTTGGGCGCAGGTGCAATGGCCTCGCTGGCGGCAACGCACGCGGGGCGCCTGGGTGCGCACCTGATTATCGCGAACCGCACCATCGCCCGCGCGGAGCGCGTGGCGCAGCACGCTCATGAGGCGGGCGTGTACGCAGACGTTATTGACTTCTCGGAGCGTGCCCAAGCTCTGCGCGATGTGGACGTGGCGATTTCCGCCACGGGAGCCCAGGGCTTCACTATTACGGCTGCCGACGTCGAGCGCTATCACGTGGCCGACCGCGAACTCATGCTCGTGGATCTGTCCCTGCCGCGCGATATTGATGATGCCGTGGCAGAGGCCGAGGGAGTCGACCTGATCAATATCGAGCGTCTCAACAACTCTCTGCAGGCGGCCGATACCGATCTGGCAGCGGGTACCAGCCCACACGCGCAGGCGCGGCGCATCGTCAGTGAAGAACTCGAATCCTATGCTTCCGAGCAGCGCGTCCGCGACGTCGTCCCAGCCGTATCGGCACTGCGCAAGCGGGCGGCAAACCTGGTCCAGTGCGAGGTAGCGCGGATGGAACAGAAGCACCCCGAGCTGGACGAGCGCCAGATGGGAGATATCAATCGCGCACTCAAGCGCGTTGCGGATAAGCTGCTGCACGAGCCCACGGTTCGCGCGAAGCAGCTCGCGGCCAACTCCGGCACGGTTAGCCATGAGACCGCGTTGCAAGAGCTTTTTGGGCTCCAGCTGGAGGGCAGCGGCGTGGCGGTAGACATGGCGGAGCTGCCGGATGCCGCGCAGATGGAAGCCGCGGAAAATACTAAGGAAGAAAAGGACGCATAG
- the hemC gene encoding hydroxymethylbilane synthase has product MLKIGTRGSLLATTQSGHVQEWLQQKGYEAELHIVTTQGDVNMAPVERIGVGVFTQALREAVDRGECEIAVHSFKDLPTAADERFDLVVPQRQDVREALIARDGLTLKELPEGARVGTSAPRRISQLRAMRPDLDIRPLRGNIDTRMGKVTSGELDAVLLAYAGLVRAGYAERATEVFDPEVFMPAPAQGALAIEAVKGTEAAKAIALLADGPATAATRAERTVLSQLEAGCTAPVAATSHWEGEQLVVRGGVFALDGSRQLIAQAQGAASEAEELGRAVSKELFAQGAADVLAAE; this is encoded by the coding sequence ATGTTGAAGATCGGTACCCGAGGATCCCTCCTGGCCACTACTCAGTCCGGCCACGTGCAGGAGTGGTTGCAGCAGAAAGGCTATGAGGCCGAGCTGCACATCGTTACCACGCAGGGTGACGTCAACATGGCTCCCGTGGAGCGCATCGGTGTGGGTGTGTTTACGCAGGCCCTGCGTGAGGCTGTCGACCGCGGCGAGTGTGAGATCGCAGTGCACTCCTTCAAGGACCTGCCCACGGCTGCCGACGAGCGTTTCGACCTCGTGGTGCCGCAGCGCCAGGACGTCCGTGAGGCGCTCATCGCCCGCGATGGTCTGACCCTCAAGGAGCTGCCGGAGGGCGCGCGCGTGGGCACCTCCGCGCCGCGCCGCATCAGCCAGCTGCGCGCTATGCGTCCGGACCTGGATATTCGTCCGCTGCGCGGCAATATCGATACCCGCATGGGTAAGGTCACCAGCGGCGAGCTCGACGCCGTCCTCCTGGCCTACGCTGGCCTCGTGCGCGCAGGCTATGCTGAGCGCGCCACCGAGGTCTTCGATCCGGAGGTCTTCATGCCCGCGCCTGCGCAGGGCGCGTTGGCTATCGAGGCAGTGAAGGGAACTGAGGCAGCGAAGGCCATTGCCTTGCTTGCCGACGGCCCCGCCACCGCCGCCACCCGCGCCGAGCGCACCGTGCTCTCCCAGCTGGAGGCTGGTTGCACTGCGCCGGTCGCCGCTACCTCTCACTGGGAAGGGGAGCAGCTGGTCGTTCGCGGCGGTGTCTTTGCCCTCGACGGTTCCCGTCAGCTCATCGCTCAGGCCCAGGGTGCGGCAAGCGAGGCAGAAGAATTGGGACGTGCGGTCTCCAAGGAGCTCTTCGCTCAGGGAGCTGCGGACGTGCTGGCAGCGGAATAA
- a CDS encoding uroporphyrinogen-III synthase: MSNAVPDTQPELGKSDLGKVVFVGAGPGNPDLLTVRAREVLETTANVVTDAAVSQGVRDMVAQQVPVPQELLDAAEEEYERICAAAKEAGARRKPPRPAPPTAAVFEEVEGDVVKQLRAALERAEGHDVIRLVTGNPLNRESIKAEITAVASAGMEFQVVPGMSLPSTVPSFAGIALGATYTEADITEGADWDALASATQPLVLQATADDLPVISAELVERGMPAETEAYVTVHGTTRLQRTHETTLGTLGKLDAELPGELVVTLGRSFDDRSKYSWWENRSLYGWRVLVPRTKEQAAAMSARLASHGAIPQSVPTISVEPPRNPAQMDRAIKGIVEGRYKWVVFTSVNAVSAVWKKIAELGLDARDFAGVHLAAVGQKTADAIRAKGMVPELLPPATKQNAEGLVEVFPNYVEDIDAVGRVLLPRADIAGEALVTGLLDLGWEVDDVVAYRTVRAAPPAAEIRDMIKTGGFDAVAFTSPSTVRNLVGIAGKPHARTIIACIGPSTKAAAEEVGLRVDVVPEVADVPMLVDALAEHVAALRAAGNLPAPRKKRRSRKKTA, from the coding sequence ATGAGCAATGCCGTGCCGGATACCCAGCCTGAGCTGGGTAAGTCTGATCTGGGCAAAGTCGTTTTCGTCGGCGCTGGCCCAGGCAATCCCGACCTGCTGACCGTTCGTGCCCGCGAGGTTCTGGAGACGACCGCCAACGTTGTGACCGACGCCGCCGTTTCACAAGGCGTGCGTGACATGGTGGCGCAGCAGGTGCCGGTTCCGCAGGAGCTACTCGACGCCGCCGAGGAAGAGTACGAGCGCATCTGCGCTGCCGCGAAGGAGGCGGGTGCGCGCCGCAAGCCGCCGCGCCCAGCCCCGCCGACGGCGGCGGTGTTTGAGGAGGTCGAGGGGGACGTCGTCAAGCAACTGCGTGCAGCGCTCGAGCGCGCCGAGGGGCACGACGTGATCCGTCTGGTCACCGGAAATCCTCTCAACCGCGAGTCCATCAAGGCGGAGATTACCGCCGTGGCCAGCGCGGGCATGGAGTTCCAGGTGGTCCCGGGCATGTCCCTGCCCTCGACGGTTCCATCGTTTGCGGGCATCGCGCTGGGTGCCACGTACACCGAGGCTGATATTACGGAGGGCGCGGATTGGGACGCGCTGGCCTCGGCGACGCAGCCGCTGGTCCTGCAGGCCACGGCAGATGACCTGCCGGTGATCTCCGCCGAGCTGGTGGAGCGCGGAATGCCCGCGGAGACCGAAGCTTATGTCACCGTTCACGGCACCACACGCCTGCAGCGCACGCACGAGACCACGCTGGGAACGCTGGGCAAGCTTGACGCTGAGCTGCCGGGCGAGCTCGTGGTCACACTCGGCCGCAGCTTTGATGATCGTTCGAAGTACTCCTGGTGGGAGAACCGTTCGCTCTATGGCTGGCGCGTGCTGGTTCCGCGCACGAAGGAGCAGGCCGCGGCTATGAGCGCCCGTCTGGCTAGCCACGGCGCTATCCCGCAGTCGGTGCCCACCATCTCCGTGGAACCGCCACGCAATCCGGCGCAGATGGATCGCGCCATCAAGGGCATCGTCGAAGGCCGCTACAAATGGGTCGTGTTCACCTCCGTCAATGCGGTGAGTGCGGTGTGGAAGAAGATTGCGGAACTCGGCCTCGATGCCCGCGACTTCGCCGGCGTGCACCTAGCCGCGGTGGGGCAGAAGACTGCCGATGCGATTCGCGCCAAAGGCATGGTCCCGGAGCTTTTGCCGCCGGCGACGAAGCAGAACGCCGAGGGCCTCGTGGAGGTCTTCCCGAACTACGTTGAGGATATTGACGCGGTGGGGCGTGTGCTGCTGCCGCGTGCCGATATCGCCGGCGAGGCGCTGGTGACTGGCCTGCTGGATTTGGGCTGGGAAGTCGATGATGTCGTGGCCTACCGCACGGTGCGCGCGGCCCCGCCGGCGGCGGAGATCCGTGACATGATCAAGACCGGCGGTTTCGACGCCGTTGCCTTTACCTCGCCGTCGACGGTGCGCAACCTCGTCGGCATTGCGGGCAAGCCGCATGCCCGCACCATCATCGCCTGCATTGGCCCCTCCACCAAGGCGGCGGCTGAGGAGGTGGGCCTGCGCGTGGACGTGGTCCCGGAGGTCGCGGATGTGCCGATGCTTGTCGACGCCCTCGCTGAGCACGTTGCGGCCCTGCGTGCTGCCGGCAACCTGCCAGCTCCGCGCAAGAAGCGCCGCTCGCGCAAGAAGACGGCGTAG
- the hemB gene encoding porphobilinogen synthase, which yields MSIARRPRRLRQNPAFRDLVAETSLRPSDLILPMFVVDGLNEPRDIPSMPGVQQHSLDSLKRAAHEALDAGVTCVDLFGVPREEDKDATGSVAWDPQGILNVAIAELRQEFGDDLIVMADTCLDEFTSHGHCGVIDDQGRVLNDETVELYQDMARSQARAGAHMVSPSGMMDGQIAAIREALDEAGHEDVAIMAYSAKYASAFFGPFRDAVGSSLEGDRRTYQQDPRNFRESMLEVDLDIEEGADIVMVKPGLPYLDVLAGAVERSSVPVAVYQVSGEYAMIQAASQNGWIDGEAVMLESLTAFKRAGADQILTYFATDAARLLK from the coding sequence ATGAGCATTGCTCGCCGCCCCCGCCGCCTACGCCAGAACCCGGCTTTTCGGGATTTGGTTGCGGAAACGTCGCTGCGCCCCTCCGACCTCATCCTCCCGATGTTCGTGGTCGACGGTCTGAATGAACCCCGTGACATCCCCTCCATGCCGGGCGTGCAGCAGCACAGCCTGGATTCCCTCAAGCGTGCCGCGCACGAGGCCCTCGATGCGGGCGTGACCTGCGTTGACCTCTTCGGCGTGCCCCGTGAGGAGGATAAGGACGCGACCGGCTCCGTGGCCTGGGACCCGCAGGGCATCCTCAACGTGGCTATCGCGGAGCTGCGCCAAGAATTCGGCGATGACCTCATCGTCATGGCGGATACCTGCCTCGATGAGTTCACCTCCCACGGCCACTGCGGTGTGATCGATGACCAGGGCCGCGTGCTTAACGATGAAACCGTGGAGCTCTACCAGGATATGGCCCGCTCCCAGGCCCGCGCTGGTGCGCACATGGTCAGCCCCTCGGGCATGATGGACGGCCAGATTGCCGCCATCCGTGAGGCTCTCGATGAGGCCGGCCACGAGGATGTCGCCATCATGGCCTACTCGGCCAAGTACGCCTCGGCCTTCTTCGGCCCCTTCCGCGATGCCGTGGGCTCCTCCCTGGAGGGCGACCGCCGTACCTACCAGCAGGACCCGCGCAATTTCCGCGAGTCCATGCTGGAGGTGGATCTGGACATCGAGGAAGGCGCGGACATCGTCATGGTTAAGCCTGGCCTGCCGTACCTCGATGTGCTGGCCGGTGCTGTCGAGCGCTCCTCCGTTCCGGTAGCTGTCTACCAGGTCTCCGGCGAGTACGCGATGATTCAGGCCGCTTCCCAGAACGGGTGGATCGATGGCGAGGCCGTTATGCTGGAGTCCTTGACCGCGTTCAAGCGCGCGGGCGCGGATCAGATCCTGACCTACTTCGCCACGGACGCCGCCCGCTTGCTCAAGTAA
- the hemE gene encoding uroporphyrinogen decarboxylase, translated as MSRLSDAPLIAAATGHTPSRPPVWFMRQAGRSLPEYRKVREGISMLDSCFMPELLAEITLQPVRRHDVDGAILFSDIVVPLKAAGVGVEIVPGRGPVMDAPVRTKEDVANLPILDVDVPEVRQGIEIILNELTDKQALIGFVGAPFTLASYLIEGGPSKNHERTKALMHSDPDTWHRLMERLTPTIISFLELQLDAGIDAMQLFDSWAGYLNERDYREFVLPYSEQILKVAEGRVPRIHFGVGTGELLGAMSEAGSEVMGVDYRVSMDAAAARVNADILQGNLDPALLFAGEDAVRKEVRAIKAEVDAARAAGNLRGHIWNLGHGVLPTTEAEAVTRAVAIIHEEG; from the coding sequence ATGTCTCGACTGTCTGATGCGCCGCTGATTGCTGCCGCTACTGGCCACACGCCCTCCCGCCCGCCCGTCTGGTTCATGCGCCAGGCGGGGCGCTCTTTGCCGGAGTACCGCAAGGTGCGCGAGGGAATCAGCATGCTGGATTCCTGTTTCATGCCGGAGCTCCTCGCGGAGATTACCCTGCAGCCGGTGCGCCGCCACGATGTTGATGGCGCCATCCTGTTCAGCGATATCGTTGTCCCGCTCAAGGCCGCGGGCGTCGGTGTGGAGATCGTCCCCGGTCGCGGCCCCGTCATGGATGCACCCGTCCGCACTAAGGAGGACGTGGCCAACCTGCCTATCCTCGACGTCGATGTGCCCGAGGTACGCCAGGGCATTGAGATCATTCTGAACGAGCTCACCGACAAGCAGGCCCTCATCGGTTTCGTCGGTGCGCCCTTCACTCTGGCCAGCTACCTCATTGAGGGTGGCCCCTCGAAGAACCACGAGCGCACCAAGGCCCTGATGCATTCAGATCCGGATACCTGGCACCGCCTCATGGAGCGTCTTACCCCGACGATCATCTCCTTCCTGGAGCTCCAGCTGGATGCCGGCATCGACGCGATGCAGCTCTTCGATTCCTGGGCGGGCTACCTCAACGAGCGCGATTACCGCGAGTTCGTGCTGCCTTATTCGGAGCAGATCCTCAAGGTCGCGGAGGGCCGCGTGCCGCGCATTCACTTCGGCGTGGGGACCGGCGAGCTGCTCGGCGCGATGTCGGAGGCCGGTTCTGAGGTCATGGGCGTGGATTACCGCGTGAGCATGGATGCCGCCGCAGCCCGCGTCAACGCGGACATCCTGCAAGGCAACCTCGACCCGGCTCTGCTGTTCGCCGGCGAGGACGCGGTGCGCAAGGAAGTACGCGCCATCAAGGCAGAAGTAGATGCCGCCCGCGCGGCAGGCAACCTGCGTGGACACATCTGGAACCTCGGCCACGGCGTGCTGCCGACCACGGAGGCGGAGGCCGTTACCCGTGCCGTCGCCATCATCCACGAGGAGGGCTAA